GCGGGCCTGGCCATGCTGTTCCCGCTCGCCGCCGCCGGCCTTTCGGCCCCGGCCGGCGCGGGCGCCGCCGGAGCGGGGGCCGCCGGTACGGCGGCGGGTGGCGCGGGTGCAGGAGGCGCGGGCGGGGCCGGTGGGGGCGGGGCGGGGGGCGCCGCGAGCGGCGCGGCGCAGACGTCGGCGGGCGGCGCCGCCAAGGTCGGCGCGGCCAAGGCGGGCATGGCCAAGATCGCCCTCGCGGTCGTGGGGACGGTCACCGCCGCGACCGGGGGCGTGGTCGTCTACGAGTCGACCCGCCCGGAGCCGGAGCCCGCGGCGGCCGGGGTCGAGGTCACGCTCGCGTCGCTGAACCGGACGTACCCCGATCGGGCGCTCGACCTCCAGGGCGGCCAGTACGCGCAGGTCACGGGCATGCCGGACGCGTCGATCCAGACCTCGGTCAACAAGGCGCTGCGCGTCCCGCTCGACCAGGCGGTCGCCTTCTACGGGCAGCCGGACGGGGCCGCGTGCGGCGGACGCGCGAGCGTCCTCGGCACGCGGGCCGTCATCGGCTTGCGTGGACCCGATCTGGTGTCGGTGCGTTATGTCCCCCGATTCCAGCGCGCCTGCGGTGAGGCCGAAGACCAATATCCCGGGTTCGTCGTCACCGTCGATCTGCGCACCGGACGCGCCCTGACGGCCGACGACGTCTTCAAGCCCTCGGCGTTCACCGAGCCCGGGCTGCAGCGGCTCTGGGACGGCATTCCGGACGGCGCGGAGAAGCAACAGCTGGCGCGCGGTCATAGCGGGTCGGGCGGATTCTTTCTTCCCTTCCGGCGCGACACGTGGTTCCCGAGTCCCCAGCGGCCGGAGTCTCCACCGTGGACGCAGCCGTTCTTCCGCGAACAGCGGTTCGAGCTCCTGCACGTCGGCCTGAGCTTCGGCGCGTCCTCCGAACCGTTCGGGCTGAACCGCACCAGCACCTACGCCTTCCCCATCCCCTACGCGAAGGTCCGGTCGCTGTTCAGACCCGAACTGGCCGCGCTGCTCCCCGCGTCCTGATCCGCCTCCCGCCCGCTCGGCCACTGCGGCGGCCGGTCCGGTCACGCCCCGGTCAGGGACGGGTCCGCGACCGGCCCAGGGTGCGGGAGAGGGTGAGCGCGGCGGTGTGCACGGCCGGGGCGACGGCGCCGAGCCGCATGCCCGTCGCCCAGCCCGACACCGACAGGGCGCCGAGCGCCTCGCCGTCCGGGCCGAGGACGGGGCTGGCGGCGCACACGATGCCGTTGCCGGACTCCTCCCGGTCGTAGGCCACGCCCTCCTCGCGGATCTTCTCCAGCTCGCGCAGGAACAGGCCGGGCGCGGTGACGCTGCGTCCGGTGGCCCGGACCAGCCCGCCGTCCAGGACGGCGCGGACGACGTCCGGCGGGGAGAACGCGAGGATCGCCTTGCCGACGCCGGTGACGTGCGCGGGGAGCCGCCCGCCGACCTGGGACGGCAGCGGCGGGCCGCCCGGGGAGCCGAGGATCTCCACGTAGACGACCTCGGCGCCCTCCAGGACCGCGAGGTGGACGGTCTGCCGGGTCGCCTCCCGCAGGTCCGACATGTACGGGACGGCCGCGTCCCGCAGCACCCGCTGGCGCGGCACCCGCTGCCCGATCTCGAACAGCCGCAGCCCGAGCCGGACGCGTGCGCCCTGCCGTTCGAGGAGGCCCGCCTCGGCCAGGTCGAGGGCGATGCGGTGCGCCGTCGATTTGGGCAGGCCGCTGCGGCGGGCCAGCTCGGCGGCGCCGAGGCCGTCGTCGTCCGCGCGGAACGCGGTCAGCACCGCGACGACGCGCCGGAGGAAGCTGTCATCGGACGGCATGACCCCACTTTAGGAGAAGCGTCCCACCGTGCGGGACGGTCGCATTGCCGCACGGCCGTCCGCGCGGGCAGGCTCGAAACCGCCATAACGACGAAAGGACGGCCATGGACCCCGGTTCGGTGGAGAAGGCCGCGGGCGCGCTG
The nucleotide sequence above comes from Actinomadura algeriensis. Encoded proteins:
- a CDS encoding serine/threonine-protein kinase, with amino-acid sequence MNDWKIAGFREVRELGAGGQGRVVLAEHEKSGFPVAVKYVTVRSDGALAMLRHEAAMLGRVSSPHVARLYRLVESEHGAAIVMEAVDGASLKAVLAEHGRLDPLAALTVLKGSLLGLAAAHAVGVVHRDYKPANVVVPADGCSKLIDFGVAGTAGSASGSGTPAYMAPEQWRGLQADASADVYAATCVFYECVMGERPYRAASAPALRAEHLTRPVPLEDFPEPLRPLLARGMAKNPAARQADAAEFAAELEEVATAAYGEDWERRGVRALAATAAGLAMLFPLAAAGLSAPAGAGAAGAGAAGTAAGGAGAGGAGGAGGGGAGGAASGAAQTSAGGAAKVGAAKAGMAKIALAVVGTVTAATGGVVVYESTRPEPEPAAAGVEVTLASLNRTYPDRALDLQGGQYAQVTGMPDASIQTSVNKALRVPLDQAVAFYGQPDGAACGGRASVLGTRAVIGLRGPDLVSVRYVPRFQRACGEAEDQYPGFVVTVDLRTGRALTADDVFKPSAFTEPGLQRLWDGIPDGAEKQQLARGHSGSGGFFLPFRRDTWFPSPQRPESPPWTQPFFREQRFELLHVGLSFGASSEPFGLNRTSTYAFPIPYAKVRSLFRPELAALLPAS
- a CDS encoding IclR family transcriptional regulator, whose translation is MPSDDSFLRRVVAVLTAFRADDDGLGAAELARRSGLPKSTAHRIALDLAEAGLLERQGARVRLGLRLFEIGQRVPRQRVLRDAAVPYMSDLREATRQTVHLAVLEGAEVVYVEILGSPGGPPLPSQVGGRLPAHVTGVGKAILAFSPPDVVRAVLDGGLVRATGRSVTAPGLFLRELEKIREEGVAYDREESGNGIVCAASPVLGPDGEALGALSVSGWATGMRLGAVAPAVHTAALTLSRTLGRSRTRP